One segment of Paenibacillus rhizovicinus DNA contains the following:
- the rplQ gene encoding 50S ribosomal protein L17 produces MAYSKLSRDASSRKALFRDLVTDLFLYERIQTTEAKAKELRPIAEKLITLAKRGDLHARRQVAAFVRRESIAAGEQDAIQKLFSELATRYSERPGGYTRILKLGPRRGDAAPMVYLELVDRA; encoded by the coding sequence ATGGCATATTCTAAATTGAGCCGTGACGCTAGCTCCCGGAAAGCACTGTTCCGTGATCTCGTCACTGACTTGTTCCTGTATGAGCGCATCCAAACAACGGAGGCGAAAGCGAAAGAACTTCGTCCAATCGCCGAGAAGCTGATCACGTTGGCAAAACGTGGCGATCTGCATGCACGTCGTCAAGTGGCAGCTTTTGTTCGCCGCGAGTCCATTGCAGCAGGTGAACAGGATGCAATTCAAAAACTGTTCTCCGAACTCGCTACCCGTTATTCGGAGCGTCCGGGCGGCTATACGCGTATTTTGAAACTAGGTCCTCGTCGCGGTGACGCGGCGCCAATGGTTTACTTGGAACTGGTAGATCGCGCGTAG
- the rpsK gene encoding 30S ribosomal protein S11, with protein sequence MAKPKKVVRTKRRDRKNIDSGVAHIRSTFNNTIVTITDPHGNAISWASSGNLGFKGSRKSTPYAAQMAAESAAKAAMEHGMKTVEVMVKGPGAGREAAIRSLQAAGLEVNLIKDVTPVPHNGCRPPKRRRV encoded by the coding sequence ATGGCTAAACCAAAAAAAGTGGTGCGTACGAAACGTCGTGACCGTAAAAATATTGATTCTGGCGTAGCGCACATCCGCTCGACTTTCAATAATACGATCGTTACGATTACCGATCCGCACGGCAATGCGATTTCTTGGGCAAGCTCCGGTAACCTCGGCTTTAAAGGTTCCCGTAAAAGCACGCCTTACGCAGCTCAAATGGCTGCTGAATCCGCAGCAAAAGCGGCAATGGAACACGGCATGAAAACTGTTGAAGTTATGGTTAAAGGTCCTGGCGCAGGTCGTGAAGCGGCAATCCGCTCCCTGCAAGCAGCAGGTCTTGAAGTTAACCTCATCAAGGACGTAACACCGGTTCCGCATAACGGATGCCGCCCGCCAAAACGTCGTCGCGTATAG
- the truA gene encoding tRNA pseudouridine(38-40) synthase TruA: MRNIRIAVSYDGTTYHGFQTQPIGNTVQDVLEHAIRMLTGEQTSVTASGRTDAGVHARRQVINFETSSPIPVNRWALALNSWLPGDIVVLQADEVAPSFHASYNARRKTYRYGIDTSKFGDVFERNYRLHYPMPLRLQEMKAALAHVVGKHDFTSFASRRSTKTSHVRTILDARMEESEGKLDIFLTGDGFLYNMVRIIVGTLFWVGEGKLSADDFKRILEARNRTAAGPTAVAHGLMLWDVEYDD, encoded by the coding sequence ATGCGGAACATTCGAATCGCGGTAAGTTATGATGGAACGACGTATCACGGCTTTCAGACGCAGCCGATCGGGAATACCGTGCAGGATGTGTTGGAGCACGCAATACGGATGCTGACGGGTGAGCAGACCAGCGTTACGGCTTCGGGCCGTACGGACGCCGGCGTTCATGCCCGAAGACAAGTCATCAATTTCGAAACCTCCTCTCCCATACCGGTGAACCGGTGGGCGCTGGCGCTCAATTCCTGGCTGCCAGGCGACATCGTCGTGCTGCAGGCGGATGAAGTAGCGCCGTCATTCCATGCTTCTTACAACGCCAGACGCAAAACATATCGGTACGGAATTGACACCAGTAAATTCGGCGACGTCTTCGAACGGAATTACCGCTTGCATTATCCCATGCCGCTGCGGCTGCAGGAGATGAAGGCAGCCCTAGCCCATGTTGTGGGCAAGCATGACTTCACTTCTTTTGCCTCGCGGCGTTCTACCAAGACCTCTCATGTGCGAACCATTTTGGATGCGCGTATGGAAGAGAGCGAGGGCAAGCTGGATATTTTTCTGACCGGCGACGGATTTCTGTATAACATGGTGAGAATTATAGTAGGTACGTTGTTTTGGGTGGGGGAAGGCAAGCTGAGCGCAGACGATTTCAAGCGGATTCTTGAAGCGCGGAATCGTACTGCGGCAGGGCCGACGGCGGTAGCGCATGGATTGATGCTATGGGATGTGGAGTATGACGATTAG
- the rplM gene encoding 50S ribosomal protein L13 — MRTTYMAKATEVERKWYVIDAEGKTLGRLASEAASIIRGKHKPTFTPHVDTGDFVVIINAEKIHLTGKKLQNKMYYRHSMYSGGLKVTPAQEMIKNKPDQVLEQAIYGMLPKNRLGDKMKMKLKVYAGPEHPHQAQNPEVYELRG, encoded by the coding sequence ATGCGCACTACCTATATGGCTAAGGCTACTGAAGTTGAACGCAAATGGTATGTCATCGACGCAGAAGGCAAAACTCTTGGCCGTCTTGCGAGCGAAGCTGCAAGCATCATCCGCGGCAAGCACAAACCAACATTTACTCCGCACGTTGATACTGGCGATTTCGTCGTTATCATCAATGCAGAGAAAATTCACCTGACGGGCAAGAAACTGCAAAACAAAATGTACTACCGTCACTCGATGTACTCGGGCGGTTTGAAAGTAACGCCTGCTCAAGAAATGATCAAGAACAAACCAGATCAAGTTCTGGAACAAGCTATCTACGGTATGTTGCCTAAGAACCGTCTTGGCGACAAAATGAAGATGAAGTTGAAAGTGTACGCCGGCCCAGAACATCCACATCAAGCACAAAATCCAGAAGTTTACGAACTTCGCGGGTAA
- a CDS encoding DNA-directed RNA polymerase subunit alpha, translating to MIEIEKPKIESVELNEDGTYGRFVVEPLERGYGATLGNSLRRILLSSLPGAAVTSVQIDGVLHEFSTVPGVMEDVTEIILNLKGLSLKIHSDEEKVLEIDAEGDGNVTAGDIRADSDVEILSPDLHIATLASGARLHMRVFANRGRGYVQADRNKREDQPIGVIPVDSIYTPITRVNYTVENTRVGQVTNYDKLTLEVWTDGSIRPEEAVSLGAKILTEHLDLFVGLTDEAKDAEIMVEKEEDKKEKVLEMTIEELDLSVRSYNCLKRAGINTVQELITKTEEDMMKVRNLGRKSLEEVQEKLEELGLGLRMEE from the coding sequence GTGATTGAGATCGAAAAGCCGAAAATCGAATCCGTAGAATTGAACGAGGATGGCACATACGGACGTTTCGTTGTTGAACCGCTTGAACGCGGTTATGGAGCGACATTGGGGAATTCTCTTCGGAGAATCCTGCTGTCGTCTTTGCCTGGCGCAGCGGTAACATCCGTTCAAATCGACGGTGTACTTCACGAGTTCTCTACGGTTCCAGGTGTGATGGAGGACGTAACTGAAATCATCCTGAACCTCAAGGGCCTTTCGCTGAAAATCCATTCCGACGAAGAGAAGGTATTGGAGATTGACGCGGAAGGTGATGGCAACGTTACGGCTGGCGATATTCGCGCAGACAGCGATGTCGAGATTTTAAGCCCAGATCTTCATATCGCGACGCTGGCCTCCGGTGCACGGCTCCACATGCGGGTATTTGCTAACCGTGGACGCGGTTATGTGCAAGCAGATCGTAACAAACGGGAAGATCAGCCAATCGGCGTGATCCCTGTAGACTCGATCTACACACCGATTACCCGTGTTAACTACACGGTTGAGAACACTCGTGTTGGTCAAGTGACCAACTACGACAAACTCACACTTGAAGTATGGACCGACGGAAGCATTCGTCCGGAAGAGGCTGTCAGCCTCGGCGCCAAAATATTGACTGAGCATCTGGATCTGTTCGTCGGTCTGACCGACGAAGCGAAAGACGCTGAGATCATGGTTGAAAAAGAAGAAGACAAGAAAGAGAAAGTATTGGAGATGACGATCGAAGAGCTCGACCTCTCCGTACGTTCTTATAACTGTCTGAAACGTGCAGGAATCAATACCGTTCAAGAGCTGATTACGAAAACGGAAGAAGACATGATGAAAGTCCGCAACCTCGGACGCAAGTCTTTGGAAGAAGTTCAGGAGAAGCTTGAAGAATTGGGTCTTGGCCTTCGCATGGAGGAATAG